A window of Variovorax paradoxus genomic DNA:
CGGCCACAACAGCGGCAGCAGGAACGAGGCCATGAACAGCACCGAGATCAGCGGCACGCCCCGCACCAGCTCGATGTAGCTCGCGCTCAGCGTGCGCACCACCGGCCAGCCCGAGCGGCGACCCAATGCCAGCAGCAACGCGAGTGGAAAGGCCAGCGCCAGTCCCACGACGGCGAGCCCGATGGTCAAAGGCAGGCCGCCCCATCGGCTGGTCGGCACGCCGCTCAGCCCCAGCACGCCGCCGCGCATCAGCAGCACGAACAGCAGCAGCGCGACAATCCACAGCGGCGCCAGCCACCAACGCCAGCTGCGCGGCCAGGCGCTGAGCACGGTGACGGCCGACAGCACGACCACCGCGACCGCCGGCCGCCATTGCTCTTCATACGGAAAGCGCCCGAAAAGCATCGGCCGCCACTTCTCGGCCACCACACCCCAGCAGGCGCCGTGCTGCACCGCGCGGCAGGCCTCGGCATCGGGACGGAACACCGCATGCACCACGCCCCATTCGACGACATGGAAGCCGCCCCACGCCAGCAGCGCAAGCAGCAGCACCGTCGCCAGCGCACGCAGCGGCGAACCCCAGAGTTCGCTGCGCCACGCGATGGGGCCTTGCGCGACATTCCTCATCGCCACCCTCGCAGCGCGACGCGCGCGTTGTAGCGGTTCATTCCGAAGGAAATCAGCAGCGAGAGCAGCAGGTAGACCGCCATGATGATGGCAATGCACTCGAAGGCGCGGCCATTGGAGCCGATGGTGGTGTTGGCCACCGACACCAGCTCCGGATAGCCGACGGCCACCGCGAGCGAAGAGTTCTTGGTCAGGCTCAGCAGCTGATTGGTCAGCGAAGGCACGATCACCCGCAACGCCTGCGGCAGGATCACGATGCGCAACTGCTGCCCCGAAGAAAGACCCAGTGCCTGCCCCGCCAGCACCTGGCCCTGTGAAACCGAGAGGATGCCGGCGCGCACGATTTCCGCCACGAACGCCGCCGAATAGAAAGTCAGCCCGGCAACGATGGTCACGTACTCCGGGCTCAGCGCGGCACCGCCGCTCACGCCGAAATTACCGCGCTCCGGCCACTCGAAATGCGTAGGCCACCAGCCGCCCTCGGCCGCCACGGGCCAAGGCACGCTCAAGCCGCCCTTGCTGAGCCACACGCCCGGCAGCAGGTGCACGGGCTCGGTCGGATCGGGCAGCAGGTTCGCCATCGCGAAGGCCAGCATCAGCAGTTGCACCAGCAGCGGCACATTGCGCAGCAGCTCCACATACGCGGTGCAGATGCCGCGCAGCAGCACATGCGGCGCGAGCCTGCCGATACCGATCAGCGTGCCGAGCACCACCGAGAAAATGGCCGCCGGCACCGCCGCGCGCACCGTGTTGATCAGGCCCGCGAGAAAGGCGCGCCAGAACGGCTGGCTGGCATCGAAATCGAGCCAGCCCTCGCTGATGGAAAAGCCCGCGGGCTCGGTCAGGAAATCGAAGCCCGAGCGAACGCCGCGCGCGCGGAGCACCTCGAGCGCGTGGTGCACCACCCAGACGGCACCGGCCACCACGGCCAGCACCAGCAGCACCTGCACCGCCCAGGCCAGCCAGACGCCGCGGCGCGACGAGGCAACGGCATCTCTGCGCATTGCCATCAGCTCGCGGACCTGCTGCGATCAAATGCCAGGAACACCGCGGAACCGGCTTCGCCGGGCCGCAGGTGTTGCCCCCGGCGAGGGGGGTGGCGCAGCGACACGAAGTGCGCGAAGCCTGGGGGAGGCATCACCTGACCGGGGGTGCGTAGATCAGGCCGCCCTTGCTCCAGAGGTTGTTGGAGCCGCGCGGCAGCTTCAGCACAGACTTGGGCCCGACGTTGCGCTCGAACATCTCGCCGTAGTTGCCCACGGCCTTGATGGCGCGGAAAGACCATTCCTTGTCCAGGCCCAGCAGCTTGCCGAGGTCTTCACCGGTGCCGACCAGGCGTTGCTGCGCCGGGTCCTTGCTGTTGGCCTTGAGCTCGTCGGCGTTGGCCTGCGTGACACCGGCCTCCTCGGCCTCGATGAGCGCGTTGGGCACCCACTTGGCGATGGCGAACCACTCGTCGTCGCCGCGGCGCACCAGCGGTGCCAGCGGCTCCTTGGAGATCAACTCGGGCAGGATGACGTAGTCGTCGGGGTTGGGCGCCTCCTTGTTGCGCAGGCCGGCCAGTGCCGAGGCGTCGGTCGTGAAGGCCTGGCAGCGGCCGGAGAAGAAGGCCTTGAAAGAAGCCTCGAAGCTCTCGAACACCACGGTCTTGACCGGGATGCCCTGCGCGCGGAAGTAGTCCGACACGTTCTTCTCGTTGGTGGTGCCCGACTGCGTGCAGATGGTGGCGTTCTTGAGCTGCTTGGCGCTCGTCACCTTGAGCTTCTTGGGCACCAGGAAGCCCTGGCCGTCGTAGTAGGTGATGGTGGTGAAGTTGAAGCCCAGCGAGGCGTCGCGCGTGAGCGTCCAGGTGGTGTTGCGCGCGAGGATGTCGATTTCGCCGGCCTGCAGGGCCGAGAAGCGCTGCTGCGAATTGAGCGGCACGAAGTCGACCTTCTTGCCGTCGCCGAGCACGGCCGCGGCGATGGCGCGGCAGGTGTCGACATCGAGGCCCGACCAGTTGCCCTGCGTGTCCGGTGCCGAGAAACCCGCCACCCCGTTGGTCACGCCGCATTTGACGGTGCCGCGCTGCTTGACCGCGTCGAGCGTCTTGCCAGCGAAGGCCGGCGCGGCTGCGGCGAAAGCGATGACGGAGGCGGCGGCAAGCAGCGCCGGGCGGAATCGGGTGTTCATCATTGGTGTTCTCCTCAACAGTAAGCAAAAGGCAGTGTACGGGGCGTTACCGGACTCTGCCAAAGAACTCCGGGTTGGATACATATGCCGCCGCGCGCAGCCCAGGTTCACTACCATACGGCCCTCGAATCACTTCACCTGGAACCTACTCAAATGGTCAAATCCGACGACACCGGCAAGTTCATCCTGCGCGTTTCGCTCGGCGTCCTGATCCTGCTGCACGGCATTGCCAAGCTGCAGGGCGGCGTCGGCTTCATCTCGGGCATGCTGGCCCAGCACGGGCTGCCCGGCGCGCTGGCCTATCTCGTCTACATCGGTGAAGTGGTGGCGCCGGTGCTGCTGATCATCGGCCTGTACACGCGCCCTGCCGCCTGGATCGTGGCCATCAACATGCTGGTGGCTTTTGCGCTGGTCCACATGAAGGACCTGACCGCGCTCGGCAAGCAAGGCGGCTGGGCGCTGGAACTGCAAGGCATGTTCCTCTTCGCGGCGCTCGCCCTCGCCTTCATGGGCGGCGGACGCTTCGCGCTGAGCAGCAAATACAACTAGGCTTCAATCGTCGTCATCGGCATCGAGGCCTGGAAACAGGACCTCGGTGTAGCCGAAGCGCGAGAAATCGCGCACCCGCATCGGGTACAGCTTGCCCAGCAGGTGGTCGACCTCGTGCTGCACCACGCGTGCATGAAAGCCGGTGGCAACCCGGTCGATCGGGTCGCCGTAAGGATCGAAGCCGGTATAGCGGATGTTGGCAAAGCGCGGCACCACGCCGCGCAGGCCCGGCACCGACAGGCACCCTTCCCAGCCCTCTTCTTCCTCGTCGTTCAGCGGCGTGATGACGGGGTTCAGCAGCACCGTGCGGGGCACGGGCGGTGCGTCAGGATAGCGGGGGTTGACGACATCGGTGCCGAAGATCACGAGCTGCTGGTCGACGCCTATCTGCGGCGCCGCGAGACCCGCGCCGTTGACCGCATGCATGGTTTCGAACATGTCGCGCACCAGCAGGTGCAGTTCGTCGGTGTCGAAGGCGGCGACCGGCTGCGCGATGCGCAGCAGCCGGGGGTCGCCCATTTTCAGGATTTCGCGGATGGCCATGGCGGGATTATCGCGACAGGCCCGCGACCTTGGCCCGCCACGGGATCAATCACGGAGGCGTCGTACCCTTCTGGTCCGGCGACGTCCACAGGTGGGCGTTGGGGTTCGGCCGGGTCGCTCCCGGAGGCAGCACCGCGGGCGGCACCACGCCTGGGCGACCACCGCCCCACGCAGGCGGCGGCGGGCGCCCGGCACCTGGGTAGGGATAACCCGGACGCACTGCAGGATAGGCAGGCCGGTTGTAGTACGGACGGTCGCGATAGTAGGGACGGCGACCATCGTAATAAGCACCACCGTTGATGTAGACCGGCGCCGGCGCCACCACCACGGGCGAAGGCTCGCTGTAGTAAGGCCCCGACGAGTAGCCGCCCCCGTAATAGGGGTCGCCCGGCACGCCCACACAGCCGGTCAGCAGCGCGACGCCGCCGAGCGCAATGCAGGCACCAAGAACACGAATTTTTTGCATGAGGGACTCTCCTTGTGGCCTTTCAGTTTTCTTTCAACGCCAGGTTGTAGCCCCTGTTGACTGCGCTCGGATGAAGTCAGGTAACGACCGGTAAGGAGAACCTGAAGCTCCCCTTAATCCACCGCTCCCTTCGCCAGGATTTCCAGCATACGCGCCTCGTCGATCACCTCGACCCCGATTTCCCTGGCTTTGTCGAGCTTGCTGCCGGCGTCTTCGCCCGCAACGAGGTAGTGGGTTTTCTTGCTGACGGAGCCGGCCACCTTGGCTCCGGCTGCTTCCAATTTATCCTTCGCTTCGTCCCTGCCCAGCGTAGGAAGGGTACCGGTGATGACGAAGGTCAGGCCCGCCAACGGCTTGGGCGCACGGGCCTCGGGCTCGCCCTCTTCCCATGTCAGGCCGCAGGCGCGCAGTTGCTCGACCACCTCGCGGTTGTGCGGCTGGTCGAAGAAGGTGCGCAGGCTCTGGGCGACCACCGGACCGACGTCGTTCACCTCGAGCAACTGCTCTTCGGTCGCGTCCATGATGCCGTCCAGCTTGCCGAAGTGCTTGGCCAGGTCTTTCGCGGTGCTCTCGCCCACATGGCGAATGCCCAGGCCGAACAGGAAGCGCGGCAGCGTGGTCTTCTTCGACGCCTCGAGCGCATCGACCAGGTTCTTGGCCGATTTCTCCGCCATGCGGTCCAGGCCCGCCAGCGTGGTGAAGCCCAGCTTGTAGAGGTCGGGCAAGGTGCGGATCAGGTTCGCGTCGACCAGTTGCTCCACCAGCTTGTCGCCCAGCCCGTCGACGTCGACCGCGCGCCGCGCCGCGAAATGCAGGATCGCTTCCTTGCGCTGCGCCGCGCAGAACAAGCCGCCGGTGCAGCGGTAGTCGACCTCGCCTTCCTCGCGCACGGCTTCCGAACCGCACACCGGGCACTTGTGCGGCATGGTGAACAGCGGGCCGCGCTGATCGTCGGGCTTGGCAAGGCTCTCGGGCACCACGCCGACCACTTCGGGAATCACGTCGCCGGCGCGGCGCACGATGACGGTGTCGCCCACGCGCACGTCCTTGCGGCGGGCTTCGTCCTCGTTATGCAGCGTGGCGTTGGTCACGGTCACGCCGCCGACGAATACCGGCGCCAGCTTGGCCACCGGCGTCAGCTTGCCGGTGCGACCGACCTGGATTTCGATGCCGAGCACCTCGGTCAACTGCTCCTGCGCCGGGTACTTGTGGGCCACGGCCCAGCGCGGCTCGCGGGTGACGAAGCCCAGCTGCCGCTGCAGCTCGATGCTGTCGACCTTGTAGACCACGCCGTCGATGTCGTAGGGCAAGGCGTCGCGCTGGCGGCCGATGTTCTCGTGGAAAGCGATCAGCTCGATGGCGCCGGTGGCCCGCGCCGTCTGCTGGGCGACCGGGAAGCCCCAGGCCTTGAACTGCGCCAGCCAGTCGAACTGGGTCGGGCAATCGGGGCCGCCTTCGCTTGCCGGCGTGACTTCGCCCAGCCCATAGGCAAAGAAGCTCAAGGGCCGCGCCGCGGCAATCGCCGGGTCGAGCTGGCGCACCGCGCCCGCCGCCGCGTTGCGCGGATTGACGAACACCTTCTCGTTCTTCTGCCCGGCCGCGATCTTCTCGCGCTGGCGCTCGTTGAGCGCGTCGAAGTCGGCACGCTTCATGTAGACCTCGCCGCGCACTTCGACCACGGGTGGCGCCTTGCCGTTCAGGCGCAGCGGAATCTCGCGCACCGTGCGGATGTTCTGCGTGACCTCTTCGCCGACCTCGCCGTCGCCGCGGGTCGCGGCCTGCACCAGCACGCCGTTTTCGTAGCGCAGGTTCATGGCCAGGCCGTCGAACTTGAGTTCGCAGACATACGCCACCTGCGGTCCGTCCTCGGCCAAACCGAGTTCCTTGCGCACCCGCGCATCGAAGGCGCTGGCGCCGCCGGGCGTGATGTCGGTCTCGGTGCGGATCGACAGCATCGGCACCTTGTGGCGCACCTTGGTGAAGCCGTCGAGCACCTTGCCGCCCACCCGCTGTGTCGGCGAGTCGGGCGTGCGCAGGTCGGGGTATTCGGCCTCGATGGCCTGCAGGCGCTGGAACAGCTTGTCGTACTCGGCGTCCGGCAGTTCGGGCGCGTCAAGCACGTAATACAGGTTGGCGTGCCGGTGGAGCTGTTCGCTCAGTGCGGCGGCTTCGCGTGCCGCTTCGTCGCGCGATGTCATGGGTGTCTCCGGAAAGTCCGAATTAGCTGAAGAGGCGGCGCGCCAGCGGCGATCCCGCCGCGAGGTCGCGCCCGTCGAGCGTGTCGTAGAGCTGCTCGAGGTCGTTGCCGATCACGTCCATGGTCTCTTCGCGCAGCAGTTGGCCGTCGCTGTCGGTGACCACGCCGTCCATCTCGCGCGCGAGCGTGGCGGCGGCTTCGCGCATGCGGCGGAACGGCTCTTCGGCGCGATCGACCTGCGGAACGTCCAGGCTCAGGCTCAGCTCGCGAATGGCCGACTGGGCCGGATCGTCTGCCAGCGCCGCCTGCGTGTCGAAGGCCAGCCCCAGGATGGGCGGCAGCCCGACCTCGCCCGTCGGCAGCACCATGCGCCCCGGGATGATGCCGGCCACGAAGCCCAGCCGCGCCGCGTTCTGCTGCACGTAGCCGGGGCTCCATGCGGCATGCAGCGCGCGCAGCACGAAGCCCAGTTGCGCATCGTGCGCGCTGGCGAACTGGTCGAGCTCACGGGCGCGCGCCACTTCGTCGAGCATTTCAGGAAACTCGGGCGCCCCGTTGACGGCATCGGCAAAGGCCTGCGCCTTGACCACGAATTCGGAGTACTCGATCTCGTTGAGCGCGCCGGTGCGGTTGGCCAGCTGCACGCCGACCTGGAACGCCCTGTAGCGCTGCCCCGGCACGGGCGGCTCCCACTGGCCGTTGTGTTCGTTGAGGCCCTCGATGGCCACCGGCTTGCTGCCCGCGCGCCGCGTCGGCGGCATGGCGGCGATGGCGGCGTCGCCCGAGGCCAGGCCGTCGAGCGAGATAGGCGCGATCACGTCGATCAGCGGGTCGAGCCCGCCGCGGCGCTCGCCGGTCGGCACGGGCATGCCGCTGGGCGCCGGCAGGTCGGGGTCGAACAGCGGCTCATGGCGGTCGCTGCCCGGCACCTGGTTCGGATCGACATGCAGCGTCGGCTCCAGGCCGTCGGCCGAGCCGGACATCGCGCGTTCCGCATCGGCCAGCGCGATGTCGACCGCGTCGGGCTGGCGCGGCGCATTGCGGCGCGACATCAGCGTGTTGTAGGCAACGACGGCCGCGAGAACGAGGCCGCCGAGGATGGTCAGGGCGAGAGTGAGGCTGCTCATCGGTGTGCCGCCCGGCTCAGGCCGCAGCCACCATGGAAGCCGCCGCCTCCATGTCGACCGCCACGATGCGCGACACGCCCTGCTCCTGCATCGTCACGCCGATCAGTTGCTCGGCCATTTCCATGGCGATCTTGTTGTGGCTGATGAAGAGGAACTGGGTTTCACGGCTCATGGCGGTGACGAGTTTGGCATAGCGCTCGGTGTTCGCGTCGTCCAGCGGCGCGTCCACTTCGTCCAGCAGGCAGAAAGGCGCCGGGTTCAGCTGGAAGATGGCAAACACCAGCGCAATGGCCGTGAGCGCCTTCTCGCCGCCCGAGAGCAGGTGGATGGTCTGGTTCTTCTTGCCGGGCGGCTGCGCCATCACCTGCACGCCCGAGTCGAGGATCTCGTCGCCGGTCATCATCAGCTTGGCATTGCCGCCGCCGAACAGCTCGGGGAACATGCGGCTGAAGTGGTCGTTGACGATCTTGAAGGTGCCCCCGAGCAGGTCGCGCGTTTCGGCGTCGATCTTGCGGATGGCGTCTTCGAGCGTGCCGATGGCTTCATTCAGGTCGGCCGATTGGGCATCGAGGAAGATCTTGCGCTCGCTGGCGATAGCCAGTTCGTCGAGCGCGGCCAGGTTCACCGCGCCGAGCGCGACCACTTCGCGGTTGAGGCGGTCGATTTCGCTCTGCAGGCCGGTCAGGCGCACCTTGTCGGTCTCGATCGACTGCTCGATGGCCTCGAGGTCGGCGCCGGCGTCGTCCAGCAACTGCTGGTATTGCTCCACGCCCAGGCGCGCGGCCTGTTCCTTGAGCTGGAATTCGGTGATGCGCTGGCGCAGCGGATCGAGTTCGCGCTCCAGCTGCAGGCGGCGCTCGTCGCTGGCACGCAGCTTGAGCGTGAGGTCGTCGTACTGGCTGCGTGCCGAGCCCAGCGCGGCTTCGCGTTCGAGCTTGAGCGCAAGTGCGTCCTGCAGGCCGGCCTGCGCGGCGGCGTCGGACAGGCGGCTCAGCTCTGCGCGTGCGCGCTCGTCTTCGTCGGTCAGCGACACGACTTGCTGCGCCGCGGTTTCGATGGAGCGGTTGAGTTCGCCGCGGCGCGCTTC
This region includes:
- a CDS encoding cell division protein ZipA C-terminal FtsZ-binding domain-containing protein, which gives rise to MSSLTLALTILGGLVLAAVVAYNTLMSRRNAPRQPDAVDIALADAERAMSGSADGLEPTLHVDPNQVPGSDRHEPLFDPDLPAPSGMPVPTGERRGGLDPLIDVIAPISLDGLASGDAAIAAMPPTRRAGSKPVAIEGLNEHNGQWEPPVPGQRYRAFQVGVQLANRTGALNEIEYSEFVVKAQAFADAVNGAPEFPEMLDEVARARELDQFASAHDAQLGFVLRALHAAWSPGYVQQNAARLGFVAGIIPGRMVLPTGEVGLPPILGLAFDTQAALADDPAQSAIRELSLSLDVPQVDRAEEPFRRMREAAATLAREMDGVVTDSDGQLLREETMDVIGNDLEQLYDTLDGRDLAAGSPLARRLFS
- a CDS encoding amino acid ABC transporter permease; its protein translation is MAMRRDAVASSRRGVWLAWAVQVLLVLAVVAGAVWVVHHALEVLRARGVRSGFDFLTEPAGFSISEGWLDFDASQPFWRAFLAGLINTVRAAVPAAIFSVVLGTLIGIGRLAPHVLLRGICTAYVELLRNVPLLVQLLMLAFAMANLLPDPTEPVHLLPGVWLSKGGLSVPWPVAAEGGWWPTHFEWPERGNFGVSGGAALSPEYVTIVAGLTFYSAAFVAEIVRAGILSVSQGQVLAGQALGLSSGQQLRIVILPQALRVIVPSLTNQLLSLTKNSSLAVAVGYPELVSVANTTIGSNGRAFECIAIIMAVYLLLSLLISFGMNRYNARVALRGWR
- a CDS encoding amino acid ABC transporter substrate-binding protein: MNTRFRPALLAAASVIAFAAAAPAFAGKTLDAVKQRGTVKCGVTNGVAGFSAPDTQGNWSGLDVDTCRAIAAAVLGDGKKVDFVPLNSQQRFSALQAGEIDILARNTTWTLTRDASLGFNFTTITYYDGQGFLVPKKLKVTSAKQLKNATICTQSGTTNEKNVSDYFRAQGIPVKTVVFESFEASFKAFFSGRCQAFTTDASALAGLRNKEAPNPDDYVILPELISKEPLAPLVRRGDDEWFAIAKWVPNALIEAEEAGVTQANADELKANSKDPAQQRLVGTGEDLGKLLGLDKEWSFRAIKAVGNYGEMFERNVGPKSVLKLPRGSNNLWSKGGLIYAPPVR
- the ligA gene encoding NAD-dependent DNA ligase LigA, coding for MTSRDEAAREAAALSEQLHRHANLYYVLDAPELPDAEYDKLFQRLQAIEAEYPDLRTPDSPTQRVGGKVLDGFTKVRHKVPMLSIRTETDITPGGASAFDARVRKELGLAEDGPQVAYVCELKFDGLAMNLRYENGVLVQAATRGDGEVGEEVTQNIRTVREIPLRLNGKAPPVVEVRGEVYMKRADFDALNERQREKIAAGQKNEKVFVNPRNAAAGAVRQLDPAIAAARPLSFFAYGLGEVTPASEGGPDCPTQFDWLAQFKAWGFPVAQQTARATGAIELIAFHENIGRQRDALPYDIDGVVYKVDSIELQRQLGFVTREPRWAVAHKYPAQEQLTEVLGIEIQVGRTGKLTPVAKLAPVFVGGVTVTNATLHNEDEARRKDVRVGDTVIVRRAGDVIPEVVGVVPESLAKPDDQRGPLFTMPHKCPVCGSEAVREEGEVDYRCTGGLFCAAQRKEAILHFAARRAVDVDGLGDKLVEQLVDANLIRTLPDLYKLGFTTLAGLDRMAEKSAKNLVDALEASKKTTLPRFLFGLGIRHVGESTAKDLAKHFGKLDGIMDATEEQLLEVNDVGPVVAQSLRTFFDQPHNREVVEQLRACGLTWEEGEPEARAPKPLAGLTFVITGTLPTLGRDEAKDKLEAAGAKVAGSVSKKTHYLVAGEDAGSKLDKAREIGVEVIDEARMLEILAKGAVD
- a CDS encoding amino acid ABC transporter permease, whose product is MRNVAQGPIAWRSELWGSPLRALATVLLLALLAWGGFHVVEWGVVHAVFRPDAEACRAVQHGACWGVVAEKWRPMLFGRFPYEEQWRPAVAVVVLSAVTVLSAWPRSWRWWLAPLWIVALLLFVLLMRGGVLGLSGVPTSRWGGLPLTIGLAVVGLALAFPLALLLALGRRSGWPVVRTLSASYIELVRGVPLISVLFMASFLLPLLWPAGWQPDVLVRVLAGLTLFVAAYLAEIIRGGLQAVPRGQTEVAMALGFGRWPVQRDIVLPQALRLVVPALTNSVVGTLKDTSLVTVVGLFELTGALGLALGGDPTWRPFYLEGYLFIAAVYWVLCFGLSRYSVWLEKRLSAAP
- the def gene encoding peptide deformylase, whose amino-acid sequence is MAIREILKMGDPRLLRIAQPVAAFDTDELHLLVRDMFETMHAVNGAGLAAPQIGVDQQLVIFGTDVVNPRYPDAPPVPRTVLLNPVITPLNDEEEEGWEGCLSVPGLRGVVPRFANIRYTGFDPYGDPIDRVATGFHARVVQHEVDHLLGKLYPMRVRDFSRFGYTEVLFPGLDADDDD
- a CDS encoding DoxX family protein, yielding MVKSDDTGKFILRVSLGVLILLHGIAKLQGGVGFISGMLAQHGLPGALAYLVYIGEVVAPVLLIIGLYTRPAAWIVAINMLVAFALVHMKDLTALGKQGGWALELQGMFLFAALALAFMGGGRFALSSKYN